One segment of Verrucomicrobiota bacterium DNA contains the following:
- a CDS encoding VTT domain-containing protein — protein sequence MFETLVSFGLLGVFAIATLERVLPVVPSYVLFALIGVMAAEQGGFAANLMVAILGSFFGGTLLYSLGYLVPPDRSTSIAIWVGRSMGGKPESIQKWLGRIERKGATLVGITQIVPTIRLLSPFFAGFFRARFLSVSLALALGTSVWVSLLVSAAWIGALYMPDSNPLSITLWVTFALLTVEVLAGIIWYLARKVLE from the coding sequence ATGTTTGAGACTTTGGTGTCGTTCGGATTGCTGGGGGTCTTTGCGATCGCAACTCTGGAGCGTGTTTTGCCAGTAGTTCCGAGCTATGTCCTGTTCGCTTTGATCGGAGTGATGGCCGCGGAGCAGGGTGGTTTTGCTGCTAACCTGATGGTAGCGATTCTAGGAAGTTTCTTTGGGGGCACTCTCCTTTACAGTCTCGGTTATCTAGTACCTCCAGACAGGTCCACTTCCATTGCGATATGGGTGGGTCGTAGCATGGGGGGCAAGCCAGAGAGCATTCAGAAATGGCTCGGCCGGATAGAAAGGAAAGGTGCGACGCTTGTTGGGATAACCCAAATCGTCCCTACGATTCGACTCTTGAGTCCGTTTTTCGCGGGCTTCTTCCGCGCACGTTTCCTCTCTGTTTCGCTCGCTTTGGCTTTGGGAACTTCCGTCTGGGTTTCATTATTGGTTTCGGCTGCATGGATCGGAGCTTTGTATATGCCGGACAGCAACCCTTTGTCGATTACGCTGTGGGTGACTTTTGCCCTTCTTACCGTGGAGGTGCTGGCAGGAATTATCTGGTATCTCGCCCGAAAGGTCCTTGAATAA
- a CDS encoding rRNA adenine N-6-methyltransferase family protein: MGNRSVKAPFGRFASDGGSKGNGRIEYDESSKLNSMRVFVEEWIKRPMEVAAVAPSSIHLARIMAAEISGSTGPVLEMGPGTGVFTKQLLANGVKPEDLLLVEKNKRFAELLKQRFPGLNVVHGDAARVDPLSLGVGRLFGATVSGMGVLSMQWEAVKGILSNSFSNMEEGSAFFQFTYLWRCPVPKALLDELGLKATRIGHTVRNFPPALVYRITRRP; the protein is encoded by the coding sequence ATGGGGAACAGATCTGTGAAAGCACCTTTCGGACGATTCGCTTCTGATGGCGGCTCCAAAGGAAATGGGCGAATCGAATACGATGAAAGCTCGAAACTAAACTCGATGAGAGTCTTCGTTGAGGAATGGATCAAGCGCCCAATGGAGGTCGCAGCGGTTGCGCCTTCGAGTATTCATTTGGCGCGAATAATGGCCGCGGAGATTTCGGGATCGACTGGACCCGTTTTGGAAATGGGCCCGGGAACGGGGGTATTCACGAAGCAGTTGCTGGCAAACGGTGTTAAGCCAGAGGATTTGCTTCTGGTCGAGAAGAACAAGAGGTTCGCAGAGCTACTGAAGCAACGTTTTCCAGGACTAAATGTCGTTCACGGAGATGCTGCAAGAGTCGATCCCCTGAGCCTTGGTGTGGGGAGACTTTTTGGTGCAACGGTTAGCGGAATGGGAGTTCTTTCGATGCAGTGGGAGGCCGTCAAAGGAATTCTCTCTAATTCCTTTAGTAACATGGAAGAGGGTAGTGCTTTCTTCCAATTTACCTATTTGTGGAGATGTCCGGTTCCCAAAGCTCTTTTGGATGAGCTGGGTCTGAAAGCGACTCGAATAGGACACACCGTGCGAAACTTCCCTCCAGCGCTGGTTTACAGGATAACCAGAAGGCCGTAG
- a CDS encoding TolC family protein has product MKYLQHVVLITGFFVCGCSVSTSIKQPKVTYSEVWASEAESTDRVVQEWWKQFNDPVLERLISQASMANYDLLIAQSRVREARAARGIVAADALPVIGASGSARRISTSEYTLDGNDGVTDTVFAAGFDASWEIDLFGGNRSERRAADALIDAAVNDRRDVMVSVLAEVARNYIELRGSQKRLLIIQRNVDLQRKTLDLVKSRVDSGFSRELDQTRAEAQLRETQSQVPLVRAEIRAAAFRLSILAGRSPESLFEKLMTTEPLPVEPDIVPVGLRSDLLQRRPDVRSAEANLEAALSEVDAAKKELYPKFFLTGSAGFESLTFGDLLSSAAQTWTLGSLVEWPIFRSGEIRASIRVEEARAKKAVLEFERIVLEALGEVESSLTFYGEELQARDRLKESVDAARRSVALADNLYGRGLSSFLDVLEADGRLSETEDALVQSETRTLTSLVALYKSLGGGWESFE; this is encoded by the coding sequence ATGAAGTATCTTCAACATGTGGTTTTGATCACAGGATTTTTCGTGTGTGGATGCTCGGTAAGCACGAGTATCAAACAACCAAAAGTAACTTACTCGGAGGTTTGGGCCTCTGAAGCTGAGTCGACGGATAGGGTGGTTCAAGAGTGGTGGAAACAGTTCAACGACCCCGTACTGGAGCGGTTGATTAGTCAGGCTTCCATGGCTAATTACGATCTTTTGATTGCTCAGTCACGGGTAAGGGAGGCTCGGGCAGCAAGAGGTATAGTAGCCGCTGACGCTTTGCCAGTGATTGGAGCATCGGGTTCTGCTCGTAGAATTAGCACTAGTGAATATACTCTTGATGGAAATGACGGCGTAACCGACACTGTCTTTGCCGCCGGGTTCGACGCATCATGGGAGATCGATCTATTTGGCGGAAACCGTTCCGAGCGTCGGGCAGCGGATGCCCTGATCGATGCGGCGGTAAACGACCGTCGTGATGTGATGGTGAGTGTCCTGGCCGAAGTCGCACGGAATTATATTGAACTTCGTGGAAGTCAAAAACGCCTTTTGATCATTCAGCGGAACGTTGATCTTCAGCGAAAGACACTCGATCTTGTCAAGAGTCGCGTCGACAGTGGGTTTTCGCGGGAGCTCGATCAAACTCGGGCGGAGGCTCAACTTCGGGAGACTCAGTCACAAGTGCCTCTAGTAAGGGCAGAGATTAGAGCGGCTGCCTTTCGATTGTCTATTCTTGCAGGCAGATCGCCTGAGAGCTTGTTCGAGAAATTGATGACGACGGAACCTCTCCCGGTTGAGCCCGATATCGTTCCGGTCGGTCTTCGGTCAGATCTTCTACAACGTAGACCTGATGTGCGCTCGGCGGAAGCGAATCTTGAGGCTGCATTGTCTGAAGTTGATGCTGCTAAAAAAGAGCTATATCCGAAATTCTTCCTGACTGGTTCCGCGGGATTCGAGTCTCTGACCTTTGGGGATCTCTTATCTTCGGCCGCTCAGACGTGGACACTTGGTTCTTTGGTTGAGTGGCCCATCTTCCGCTCGGGTGAAATCCGAGCGAGTATTCGTGTCGAGGAGGCACGTGCTAAAAAAGCGGTGTTGGAGTTCGAGCGAATCGTTCTGGAAGCCCTCGGCGAAGTAGAGAGCAGTTTGACCTTTTATGGGGAGGAGCTGCAAGCGCGCGACCGTCTGAAAGAATCTGTCGATGCAGCACGTCGTTCGGTAGCACTGGCTGACAACCTCTATGGAAGAGGCTTGAGCAGCTTCCTTGACGTCTTGGAGGCGGATGGGCGCTTGAGCGAGACCGAAGATGCTCTAGTGCAATCCGAGACGCGCACGCTAACCAGTCTTGTGGCCTTGTATAAATCCCTCGGAGGAGGCTGGGAATCATTCGAATAG